A section of the bacterium genome encodes:
- a CDS encoding tetratricopeptide repeat protein — translation MRDVKGAEKEPGKRIPGIDRAVWKTVLDRLTASALAVAFAMGLVFATPVTGAAFRNLTKGGPVPDFTLKDLEGMDRTLSAEKGKVVVLGFVKPDQDRSIKVLNALEEVSGTLLNDGVTVWVVSAKAEDPAAIKTLVEKMSLQYPILVDEDQKLYGEYGLFTFPVTAIIDQEGSFVFDYSSYSGDYTETIVNEARMLLGLISREELEKSSEKTEIVEKSKEEKEADRALQMGKVLLERGFGTKALPKFEQALALNPSLVEGRLLSGEIYLKEEQYDKAREQFEKVFEVEASSNEARIGMASVFIAEGKFDEAEEQLQKAIALNPDPTLALYRLGQIYEKKSDVQKAMETYRNALERVLKKSGK, via the coding sequence ATGAGAGATGTGAAGGGAGCCGAAAAGGAACCCGGAAAGAGAATTCCGGGTATCGACAGGGCCGTCTGGAAAACAGTTTTGGACCGGCTGACTGCCTCGGCCCTTGCTGTCGCTTTCGCCATGGGACTCGTTTTCGCTACGCCGGTCACCGGCGCCGCTTTCAGGAATCTCACCAAGGGCGGACCTGTCCCCGACTTCACCCTGAAGGATCTCGAGGGGATGGACCGCACCCTGTCCGCCGAAAAAGGCAAGGTCGTTGTCCTCGGGTTTGTCAAACCGGACCAGGATCGCTCCATAAAGGTGCTCAACGCCCTCGAAGAAGTGAGCGGCACCCTGCTAAACGACGGGGTGACAGTGTGGGTCGTGTCGGCGAAGGCCGAGGACCCGGCGGCTATCAAGACTCTCGTGGAAAAGATGAGCCTCCAATACCCCATTCTCGTGGACGAAGATCAGAAACTGTACGGCGAGTATGGGCTGTTCACTTTCCCTGTCACCGCGATCATCGACCAGGAGGGCAGCTTCGTCTTCGATTACTCCTCCTACAGCGGCGATTACACCGAAACGATTGTCAACGAGGCGCGGATGCTCCTCGGGTTGATCAGCCGGGAGGAACTGGAAAAGAGCAGTGAGAAAACCGAGATCGTGGAAAAGAGCAAGGAGGAAAAGGAAGCCGACCGCGCCCTGCAGATGGGGAAAGTTCTCCTTGAAAGAGGGTTCGGGACCAAGGCGCTGCCCAAATTCGAGCAGGCTCTTGCGCTGAACCCGTCCCTGGTCGAGGGAAGGCTCCTTTCCGGCGAGATCTACCTCAAAGAGGAACAGTACGACAAGGCCCGTGAACAGTTCGAGAAGGTCTTCGAGGTCGAGGCCAGCTCCAACGAGGCCCGGATCGGCATGGCTTCCGTCTTCATTGCCGAGGGGAAATTCGATGAAGCCGAGGAGCAGCTTCAGAAGGCAATCGCTCTTAACCCCGATCCCACCCTGGCTCTATAC